From Lycium ferocissimum isolate CSIRO_LF1 chromosome 12, AGI_CSIRO_Lferr_CH_V1, whole genome shotgun sequence, one genomic window encodes:
- the LOC132039316 gene encoding uncharacterized protein LOC132039316 encodes MEERFRSADKSLAGTLMAKLTTMKFDGSRSMQNHIIEMNNIAARLRTLGMKVDDSFLVQFILNSLPPEYRPFQINYNTIKDKWDVSELSSMLTQEESRLKKQEGHSINLMGQRAGKGLKVKANKFKKKKAPAKVQQDAHKELKEMCRFIERRTLSERLPET; translated from the coding sequence ATGGAAGAACGTTTTCGTTCTGCTGATAAGTCTCTCGCTGGTACACTAATGGCTAAACTCACGACCATGAAGTTTGATGGGTCGCGTAGTATgcaaaatcatatcatcgagaTGAATAATATTGCAGCAAGACTCCGGACTTTGGGAATGAAAGTGGATGATTCCTTCTTGGTTCAGTTTATTCTAAACTCATTGCCTCCTGAGTATAGACCATTCCAAATTAACTATAATACTATTAAGGATAAGTGGGATGTTAGTGAATTGTCCAGTATGCTTACTCAGGAGGAATCAAGActtaagaaacaagaaggtcATTCTATTAACCTCATGGGTCAAAGAGCTGGTAAAGGACTTAAAGTGAAGGCCAACAAgtttaagaagaagaaagcaccTGCTAAAGTTCAACAGGATGCTCATAAGGAACTCAAGGAAATGTGTCGTTTTATAGAAAGAAGGACACTATCAGAAAGATTGCCCGAAACGTAA